A stretch of the Lactuca sativa cultivar Salinas chromosome 9, Lsat_Salinas_v11, whole genome shotgun sequence genome encodes the following:
- the LOC111888236 gene encoding uncharacterized protein LOC111888236, with translation MGTECTSHNVAQKSYGDLLNETQNIRNTFEKFTDEDRKKNKLRLKAIIYAVRWCAFQAIAFRGHNERPDSINKGNFLEMLEAICSFNNEMKELFCTAPKHASYTSPTIQKEILNLISNRVRRMICEEIDGGKFCLLVDEARDESNREQMSIVLRLVNKDGAIMERFFGLVHVPDSTSQTLKDRIYFLLTHNNLDFKSIRGQGYDGASNMRGHFKGLQALISKDCPFAYYVHCFAHQLQLALMVASEGVIVVQKFFTKLSFVINVVGASSKRSDQLRDAQAKQMAYFKSIGELETGRGLNQIVIEDDIGSIKGDADSAYETITTFEFIFVLDLEKEIMEITDLLCQALQR, from the exons ATGGGAACTGAGTGTACATCTCACAATGTTGCACAAAAATCATACGGTGATTTGTTAAATGAGACTCAAAATATACGAAATACGTTTGAGAAATTTACCGATGAAGATCGTAAGAAGAATAAATTGAGATTAAAAGCTATTATTTATGCAGTCCGTTGGTGTGCCTTTCAAGCAATTGCATTTAGAGGTCATAATGAAAGACCAGATTCCATTAACAAAGGAAATTTCCTTGAAATGTTGGAGGCAATTTGTTCTTTTAACAATGAGATGAAAGAATTGTTTTGTACTGCTCCTAAACATGCATCATATACATCACCAACAATTCAAAAGGAGATTTTAAACCTTATTTCTAATAGGGTGAGACGGATGATTTGTGAGGAGATTGATGGTGGAAAATTTTGTTTACTTGTTGATGAAGCACGTGACGAGTCTAACAGAGAACAAATGTCTATTGTTTTGAGACTCGTAAATAAAGATGGCGCTATTATGGAGCGTTTCTTTGGACTTGTTCATGTTCCCGACTCTACATCACAAACTTTGAAGGATAGAATATATTTTCTATTGACACATAACAATCTTGATTTTAAGTCGATTCGTGGCCAAGGGTATGACGGTGCAAGCAATATGCGAGGTCATTTCAAAGGTTTACAAGCATTGATTTCAAAGGATTGTCCATTTGCATATTATGTTCATTGTTTTGCTCATCAATTGCAATTAGCATTAATGGTTGCTTCAGAAGGAGTTATTGTGGTGCAAAAGTTTTTTACTAAATTATCTTTTGTTATCAACGTCGTTGGTGCTTCTTCCAAGCGTTCCGACCAACTAAGAGATGCACAAGCCAAACAAATGGCATATTTTAAATCTATTGGTGAGTTAGAGACTGGTAGAGGCCTCAATCAGATTG TTATTGAGGATGACATTGGTTCGATCAAAGGAGATGCAGATTCAGCATATGAGACTATTACTACATTTGAATTCATTTTTGTTCTAGATCTCGAGAAAGAAATAATGGAGATCACAGATTTACTTTGCCAAGCTTTACAAAGATAA